The following DNA comes from Methanosarcina vacuolata Z-761.
AGGCATGGAATGACTTAATTAAACTGACAAATGATGAAGACATTAATGTGAGGTTTAGGGCTGCCAAAGCACTTAATTCTGTGTTTTCTGAAGTGCCAGATAAACAACAAGTATGGAATGACTTAATTAAACTGACAAATGATGAAGACATTAATGTGAGATTTAGAGCTGCCAAAGCACTTAATTCTGTGTTTTCTGAAGTGCCAGATAAACAACAGGTATGGAATGACTTAATTAAACTGACAAATGATGAAAACATTAATGTGAGATTTAGAGCTGCCAAAGCACTTAATTCTGTGTTTTCTGAAGTGCCAGATAAACAACAGGTATGGAATGACTTAATTAAACTGATCAATGATGAAGACAGGTATGTAATGCCTAATGCTGTCTCTGCTCTTGGCTCTGCTTTTTCTCAAGTTCCAGATAAACAACAGGCATGGGAAGATTTGGTTAAACTGACAAAAGATAAAGACTATGATGTGAGGTCTAATGCTGCCTCTGCTCTTGGTTCTGCTTTTTTTCAAGTTCCAGATAAACAACAGGCATGGAATGACTTACATAGACTGACCCTAGACAAAGACAGTTATGTGAGGTATAGTGCTGCCTTTGCTCTTGGTTTTTCGTTTTCTCAAGTACCAGATAAACAACAGGCATGGAAAGACTTACATAAACTTACCTCTGATCAAGATAACCTTGTGAGGTTTAATGCTGCTAATGCTCTTGGTTCTGCTTTTTTTCAAGTATCAGATAAACAACAGGCGTGGAGCGACTTACATAGATTGACCTATGATGAAGACCATGATGTAAGATTTAATGCTGCTAATGCTCTTGGTTCTGCGTTTTCTCAAGTGCCAGATAAGCAACAGGCATGGAATATCTTGATTAAACTAATCTCTGATGAATACAGCTCTGTGAGATCTAATGCAGCCTCAGTTCTTGGTTCTTCATTTTCTCAAGTGCCAGATAAACAACAGGCGTGGAATGATTTACATAACCTGACCATAGACAAAGACAGATCTGTGAGGTTTAATGCTGCTAATGCTCTTGGTTCTGCTTTTTCTCAAATGCCGGATAAGCAACAGGCGTGGAATGACTTACATAACCTGACTAATGATGAAGACAGGTATGTAAGGTATCATGCTGCCTCTGCTCTTGGTTCTGCTTTTTCTCAAGTGCCAGATAAACAACAGGCATGGAATGACCTACATAGACTAACCAAAGATGAAGATAGTAGTGTGAGGAGAGATGCTGCCTCTGCTCTTGGTTCTGCGTTTTCCCAAATGCCAGATAAACAACAGGCATGGAATGATTTACATAGACTGACCAATGATGAAGACAGGTCTGTGAGATCCTCCTCAAATCATTCTCTTGGAAGAGTTTCAATATTTATGGCTTCTAAGGCGGCAACAGATGAAGATTACAAAAAAGAATTAGAAAAGGCAATAGAATTTTTCGAAATCGCAGCAAAGGAAGCAGTTGGCTTTAATCCAGCTCAGTTTTGTCTCCCTTTTTATCGCTCATTCCATACAATAATTTTCAAAAAACAAGAAGCCAGAGAAGAAGTAAACAAATATCTGAAAGAAGCTAAATCTGCAATTAAAGGATCAGAGAGCAAAAAACAGCTTTTTGAAGCTGTTGAAAACCTCGCAGAAGCATTAAAAGAAGTTCAGAGTATGGGAACTATAGATTTGCCTAGGATGAAAAGTGAGATTAATTTCTATAGGAAATACTGCGAGCATGCTGCGGAAATAATGAAATGCACTGATGAAAAAGCACCGTTTGCGACAGAAGTTCTGAGAAAAGGGCTACCCATTTTAGATAGAAATCTAAAAGAGCTTATTGAAGAGATCAAGGAAAAAGCAGAAGCTGCATGTCAGTTATCTCAAGGAACTGCTAACAAAGAAATTGCATGCACGGTTAACAAAGAAATCCAAAAATGGGAAATCGGCAGTCCGGAAGAAATGAGTTGGTATGTAAACAATCTTGTTACAGTTCTTAAATCAAAAATTCCTCACAATACTGAAAACAAAGAAATTCTTGATATGATTGAGTACATGAAGTTTGAGAAAGACCTTACAAATCAATATAGAACTCTATCTACTGTT
Coding sequences within:
- a CDS encoding HEAT repeat domain-containing protein; its protein translation is MVDQEKIHNQCLSDDSKERIHALKELKNFFSFIPDKQQAWNDLIKLINDEDNWVVRFIASEALGSAFSQMSDKQQAWNDLIKLTNYEDSYGSYVAKALDSVYSEVPDKQQAWNDLIKLTNDEDINVRFRAAKALNSVFSEVPDKQQVWNDLIKLTNDEDINVRFRAAKALNSVFSEVPDKQQVWNDLIKLTNDENINVRFRAAKALNSVFSEVPDKQQVWNDLIKLINDEDRYVMPNAVSALGSAFSQVPDKQQAWEDLVKLTKDKDYDVRSNAASALGSAFFQVPDKQQAWNDLHRLTLDKDSYVRYSAAFALGFSFSQVPDKQQAWKDLHKLTSDQDNLVRFNAANALGSAFFQVSDKQQAWSDLHRLTYDEDHDVRFNAANALGSAFSQVPDKQQAWNILIKLISDEYSSVRSNAASVLGSSFSQVPDKQQAWNDLHNLTIDKDRSVRFNAANALGSAFSQMPDKQQAWNDLHNLTNDEDRYVRYHAASALGSAFSQVPDKQQAWNDLHRLTKDEDSSVRRDAASALGSAFSQMPDKQQAWNDLHRLTNDEDRSVRSSSNHSLGRVSIFMASKAATDEDYKKELEKAIEFFEIAAKEAVGFNPAQFCLPFYRSFHTIIFKKQEAREEVNKYLKEAKSAIKGSESKKQLFEAVENLAEALKEVQSMGTIDLPRMKSEINFYRKYCEHAAEIMKCTDEKAPFATEVLRKGLPILDRNLKELIEEIKEKAEAACQLSQGTANKEIACTVNKEIQKWEIGSPEEMSWYVNNLVTVLKSKIPHNTENKEILDMIEYMKFEKDLTNQYRTLSTVIGLIPTVNVVEVEPVVGNISKGFQELGTKVDGLSQEMNEIRISLSPGITQEIEISSGIEIAGTGAALITTIPLQEISYAEIKEDLQRIKGEHISKLSELPKRLANKIKGYLLLKDREDIVEQLT